The bacterium genome includes a region encoding these proteins:
- a CDS encoding sigma-54 dependent transcriptional regulator, with translation MPHDVVILSRRPALFKTAADWRLAGVDLYVHDSPSEALARFADGRGALLVFDTNDFARTRHVVEKFLSSKGDADLLVLGGEDVLEGLQDKPRRGALRRLDAGTGGDALRQEVERLLRLRNVRQRSGIVGRSRAVNQMIALIAQAAPLDVTILILGESGTGKELVARAIHDHSRRAAGPFVSLNCGSLSEGVLESELFGHERGAFTGAVSRHEGVFRRADGGTLFLDEVAEMPLPMQTRFLRALETGEFTPVGGSRLERSDIRLVAATHRDLARDVEEGRFRQDLYYRLRVVVIPTPPLRERREDVPVLVQHFLDQENERHGTNVRGISRPALEMLLNHPWPGNVRELGNLVSSVVVFKRDGMIEAADLPQDIVTGGRARASRLPVPLARPFAGLDLELLSAMLLEMRQDLHEIKGLLRGEERIPHGESVPLDGTFVETIPVDHGYTAEAAGPVDLESAERALIDQALRSTGGRRRRAAERLGISERTLYRKLLKYGLS, from the coding sequence GTGCCCCACGATGTCGTGATCCTGAGCCGCCGCCCGGCCCTGTTCAAGACCGCCGCCGACTGGCGCCTCGCCGGCGTCGATCTCTACGTCCACGATTCGCCATCTGAGGCCCTGGCCCGCTTCGCCGACGGCCGGGGCGCCCTGCTGGTCTTCGACACCAACGACTTCGCCCGGACCCGCCACGTGGTCGAGAAATTCCTGTCATCCAAGGGCGACGCCGACCTGCTGGTCCTGGGCGGGGAGGACGTGCTCGAAGGCTTGCAGGACAAGCCGCGGCGGGGCGCCCTGCGGCGCCTGGACGCGGGCACCGGCGGCGACGCGCTGCGCCAGGAGGTCGAGCGCCTGCTGCGGCTGCGCAACGTCCGCCAGCGCAGCGGCATCGTCGGGCGCTCGCGCGCGGTCAACCAGATGATCGCGCTCATCGCGCAGGCGGCGCCGCTGGACGTGACGATCCTGATCCTCGGGGAGAGCGGCACGGGCAAGGAACTCGTGGCCCGCGCCATCCACGACCACTCGCGCCGCGCGGCCGGTCCCTTCGTCTCGCTCAACTGCGGCTCGTTGAGCGAGGGCGTCCTCGAGAGCGAACTCTTCGGGCACGAGCGCGGCGCCTTCACCGGCGCGGTCAGTCGCCACGAGGGCGTGTTCCGCCGCGCGGACGGCGGCACCCTCTTCCTGGACGAAGTGGCCGAGATGCCGCTGCCGATGCAGACCCGCTTCCTGCGGGCGCTGGAGACCGGCGAGTTCACGCCCGTCGGCGGTTCGCGCCTGGAGCGCAGCGACATCCGCCTGGTGGCGGCGACCCACCGCGACTTGGCCCGCGACGTCGAGGAGGGGAGGTTCCGCCAGGACCTCTACTACCGCTTGCGGGTGGTGGTGATCCCGACCCCGCCCCTGCGGGAACGGCGCGAGGACGTGCCGGTGCTGGTCCAGCACTTCCTCGACCAGGAGAACGAGCGGCACGGCACCAACGTGCGCGGCATCTCGCGCCCTGCCTTGGAGATGCTCCTGAACCACCCCTGGCCCGGCAACGTGCGCGAGCTGGGGAACCTCGTCAGCTCCGTGGTGGTCTTCAAGCGCGACGGCATGATCGAGGCGGCCGACCTGCCGCAGGACATCGTGACCGGCGGCCGCGCCCGCGCGTCGCGCCTGCCCGTGCCCCTGGCCCGCCCGTTCGCGGGCCTGGACCTGGAACTGCTCTCGGCCATGCTGCTGGAGATGCGCCAGGACCTGCACGAGATCAAGGGCCTGCTGCGCGGCGAGGAACGCATCCCGCACGGCGAGTCCGTGCCCCTGGACGGCACGTTCGTGGAAACCATTCCGGTCGATCACGGTTACACCGCGGAGGCGGCCGGTCCCGTGGACCTCGAATCGGCGGAGCGGGCGCTCATCGACCAGGCCCTGCGCTCCACCGGCGGTCGCCGCCGGCGGGCCGCCGAGCGGCTCGGCATCAGCGAACGGACGCTCTACCGCAAGTTGCTCAAGTACGGCCTGAGCTGA
- a CDS encoding PorV/PorQ family protein, producing the protein MHRSGLSGTKERARVAAALAAALLLAPIGASAAKYAGSFMEDGGGARALGMGGAFTAVADDPSAAFWNPAGLSGLEGCGLLVMHAEQFGDLVDRDYAAYARPVDWSLMGGTEAGFAISAIRLGVDDIQLTAHLQDQLDTDHDGVVTDQELAGLFNLRDQFRYVSDSELALFASYAERHGDWLLGGTVKFVRQSVAGYSSLGLGADLGLLRRGVWRGLDFGLKLQDITTTFLAWSGPGDYAGTTEVITPTIVPALAYRFPLERWRAELTLAASAESRFDDRGDADQYASGAFSTNLHTGAELALDRRVFLRGGFSGGWGTEELTAGAGFRLADLTVDYAYAGDTLGNDEETHRVSITAHF; encoded by the coding sequence ATGCACAGATCCGGACTTTCCGGCACGAAGGAGCGGGCGCGCGTCGCGGCGGCGCTCGCCGCGGCCCTGCTGCTCGCGCCGATCGGAGCTTCGGCCGCCAAGTACGCCGGGTCCTTCATGGAAGACGGCGGCGGCGCCCGCGCCCTGGGCATGGGCGGGGCTTTCACGGCCGTGGCCGACGACCCCTCGGCGGCCTTCTGGAACCCCGCCGGTCTCAGCGGCCTGGAGGGTTGCGGCCTGCTGGTCATGCACGCGGAACAGTTCGGCGACCTCGTCGACCGCGACTACGCGGCCTACGCCCGCCCCGTCGACTGGTCGCTGATGGGCGGGACGGAAGCCGGCTTCGCGATCTCGGCGATCCGCCTCGGCGTCGACGACATCCAGCTGACCGCGCACCTCCAGGACCAGCTCGACACCGACCACGACGGCGTGGTCACCGACCAGGAACTGGCCGGTCTGTTCAACCTGCGCGACCAGTTCCGCTACGTCAGCGACTCCGAACTGGCGCTCTTCGCCTCCTACGCCGAGCGGCACGGCGACTGGCTCCTGGGCGGCACGGTGAAGTTCGTGCGCCAGAGCGTGGCCGGCTATTCCAGCCTGGGCCTGGGCGCCGATCTCGGCCTGCTCCGCCGGGGCGTGTGGCGGGGCCTCGACTTCGGACTGAAGCTCCAGGACATCACCACGACCTTCCTCGCCTGGTCGGGCCCCGGCGACTACGCGGGCACGACCGAGGTCATCACCCCGACGATCGTGCCGGCGTTGGCCTACCGCTTCCCGCTGGAACGCTGGCGGGCCGAGCTGACGCTGGCCGCCAGCGCCGAGTCGCGCTTCGACGACCGCGGCGACGCCGACCAGTACGCTTCGGGCGCCTTCAGCACGAACCTCCACACCGGCGCCGAACTGGCGCTCGACCGTCGCGTCTTCCTGCGCGGAGGGTTCAGCGGGGGATGGGGCACGGAGGAACTGACTGCGGGCGCCGGATTCAGGCTGGCGGATCTGACGGTCGACTACGCTTATGCGGGCGACACGCTCGGCAACGACGAGGAAACCCACCGGGTCAGCATCACCGCCCACTTCTGA